One stretch of Streptomyces sp. MMBL 11-1 DNA includes these proteins:
- a CDS encoding sodium-translocating pyrophosphatase: protein MAEFFTTPMAALTQESAFSDRPVSLAAAVLTDGNRLIVILVAVVAVAALIVAQLLVRQVLAAGEGTERMKEIAAAVQEGANAYLARQLRTVGVFSVVVFFLLFLLPADNWSQRAGRSLFFLVGALFSAATGYIGMRLAVRSNVRVAAAAREATPAEGEPEKDLTAVSHKAMKIAFRTGGVVGMITVGLGLLGASCVVLVYAADAPKVLEGFGLGAALIAMFMRVGGGIFTKAADVGADLVGKVEQGIPEDDPRNAATIADNVGDNVGDCAGMAADLFESYAVTLVAALILGTAAFGDSGLAFPLMVPAIGVVTAMIGIFAVAPRRADRSGMTAINRGFFISAVISLALVAVAAFAYLPSSYAELDGVTDEAIAGHGGDPRIFALVAVAIGIALAALIQQLTGYFTETNRRPVRDIGKSALTGPATVVLAGISIGLESAVYTALLISLGVYGAFLLGGTSIMLALFAVALAGTGLLTTVGVIVAMDTFGPVSDNAQGIAEMSGDVTGAGAQVLTDLDAVGNTTKAITKGIAIATAVLAAAALFGSYRDAIATAVDEVGAGAGELGLSLDISQPNNLVGLILGAAVVFLFSGLAINAVSRSAGAVVYEVRRQFRERPGIMDYSEKPEYGRVVDICTRDALRELATPGLLAVLAPIAVGFTLGVGALGSYLAGAIATGTLMAVFLANSGGAWDNAKKLVEDGHHGGKGSEAHAATVIGDTVGDPFKDTAGPAINPLLKVMNLVALLIAPAIVQFSYGADANPWVRALVAVIAIGVIVASVYVSKRRGIAVGDDDAPGDGGPSVPAPDPAAAP from the coding sequence ATGGCGGAGTTCTTCACCACCCCCATGGCAGCACTGACGCAAGAATCCGCGTTTTCCGACCGACCCGTCTCCCTCGCGGCGGCGGTACTCACCGACGGCAACCGGCTGATCGTCATCTTGGTGGCGGTCGTCGCCGTCGCCGCGCTGATCGTCGCCCAGCTGCTCGTACGCCAGGTCCTGGCGGCCGGCGAGGGCACCGAGCGCATGAAGGAGATCGCCGCAGCGGTGCAGGAAGGCGCGAACGCCTATCTCGCCCGACAACTGCGCACGGTCGGCGTCTTCTCCGTTGTTGTGTTCTTCCTGTTGTTCCTGTTGCCGGCCGACAACTGGTCGCAACGCGCGGGGCGTTCCCTCTTCTTCCTGGTGGGTGCGCTTTTCTCGGCGGCGACCGGATACATCGGTATGCGACTCGCCGTACGGAGCAATGTGCGGGTGGCCGCGGCCGCGCGTGAGGCGACCCCAGCGGAAGGGGAACCGGAAAAGGATCTCACCGCGGTCTCGCACAAAGCGATGAAGATCGCTTTCCGTACCGGTGGCGTGGTCGGAATGATCACAGTGGGGCTCGGTCTGCTCGGGGCCTCCTGCGTGGTGCTCGTCTATGCCGCCGACGCGCCCAAGGTGCTGGAGGGGTTCGGTCTCGGCGCGGCGCTGATCGCCATGTTCATGAGGGTCGGCGGCGGGATCTTCACCAAGGCCGCGGATGTCGGCGCCGACCTGGTGGGCAAGGTCGAGCAGGGCATCCCGGAGGACGACCCGCGCAACGCCGCCACCATCGCCGACAACGTGGGCGACAACGTCGGTGACTGCGCGGGCATGGCGGCTGATCTCTTCGAGTCGTACGCCGTGACGCTCGTCGCGGCGCTCATCCTCGGTACGGCTGCGTTCGGCGACTCCGGTCTCGCCTTCCCCCTGATGGTCCCGGCGATCGGCGTCGTCACCGCGATGATCGGGATCTTCGCGGTGGCCCCGCGCCGCGCCGACCGCAGCGGGATGACCGCGATCAACCGGGGCTTCTTCATCTCCGCGGTGATCTCGCTCGCCCTGGTGGCCGTCGCAGCCTTCGCCTATCTGCCCTCCTCGTACGCGGAGCTGGACGGGGTCACCGACGAAGCGATCGCCGGACATGGCGGCGATCCGCGCATCTTCGCCCTGGTCGCGGTGGCCATCGGCATCGCCCTGGCCGCGCTCATCCAGCAGCTCACCGGCTACTTCACCGAGACCAACCGCCGCCCGGTCAGAGACATCGGGAAGTCCGCGCTCACCGGCCCGGCGACCGTGGTGCTGGCGGGCATCTCCATCGGCCTGGAATCGGCCGTGTACACCGCGCTGCTGATCAGCCTCGGTGTCTACGGGGCGTTCCTGCTGGGCGGTACGTCAATCATGCTGGCGCTCTTCGCGGTCGCGCTCGCCGGGACGGGGCTCCTCACCACGGTGGGCGTCATCGTGGCCATGGACACCTTCGGGCCGGTCTCGGACAACGCCCAGGGCATCGCCGAGATGTCCGGGGACGTCACGGGGGCCGGCGCCCAGGTGCTCACCGACCTGGACGCGGTCGGCAACACGACCAAGGCCATCACCAAGGGCATCGCCATCGCCACCGCCGTGCTCGCGGCGGCGGCCCTCTTCGGGTCCTACCGTGACGCCATCGCCACGGCGGTCGACGAGGTCGGGGCCGGGGCGGGCGAGCTGGGGCTGAGCCTGGACATCTCGCAGCCCAACAACCTCGTCGGCCTGATCCTGGGCGCCGCTGTCGTGTTCCTGTTCTCCGGGTTGGCCATCAACGCCGTGTCCCGGTCGGCCGGAGCGGTGGTCTACGAGGTCAGGCGGCAGTTCCGCGAGCGCCCCGGGATCATGGACTACTCGGAGAAGCCCGAGTACGGCCGCGTCGTCGACATCTGCACCCGGGACGCCCTGCGCGAACTGGCCACGCCGGGACTGCTGGCGGTGCTGGCGCCGATCGCGGTCGGCTTCACCCTCGGCGTCGGCGCCCTCGGCTCGTACCTCGCCGGCGCGATCGCCACGGGCACGCTGATGGCCGTGTTCCTCGCCAACTCCGGCGGGGCCTGGGACAACGCCAAGAAACTCGTCGAGGACGGCCACCACGGCGGCAAGGGCAGCGAGGCCCATGCCGCGACCGTCATCGGGGACACGGTCGGCGACCCGTTCAAGGACACGGCGGGCCCGGCGATCAACCCGCTGCTCAAGGTGATGAACCTGGTCGCCCTGCTCATCGCCCCGGCGATCGTGCAGTTCAGCTACGGAGCGGACGCGAATCCCTGGGTGCGGGCGCTGGTGGCCGTCATCGCCATCGGCGTCATCGTCGCCTCGGTCTACGTCTCCAAGCGGCGCGGCATCGCCGTGGGCGACGACGACGCCCCGGGGGACGGCGGCCCCTCGGTCCCCGCGCCGGATCCCGCGGCGGCCCCGTGA